The Phaseolus vulgaris cultivar G19833 chromosome 10, P. vulgaris v2.0, whole genome shotgun sequence DNA window AAAACCAAATGAATTGAAAATGGAAGAAGACTTAATCAAAGATATGTACTACAATGATGGAGCTAGCTAAAACAAAACTCTTCCAACTTTCAAGAAAAGCATGGAGCAACATTTATCTAGTTAAGTGACCTTTCACACTTTATTTATAACAAACACTCCTTCCAAAATGATCTAAGAAATTTGCGACCCAATTAATCATCAAAATCCAACAGAAGGTTGATATCATCAAGGTCAACAGAAGAATCACACAAGGCAGAAGACAAAACATCCCAGTGATCGAGTGGTAGAGTGACATTATTGTGCCATGAAGAATCATCTAAAGTGGGTTCTGAGGATAGCATGTAATCATTGGAGGAAGATGAGGGAATTCTCTCCTCTTTGATGAAGGATGGTGAGGGATCAAGAGATGCTGAGGATGATAAAAAAGGACAATCTTGCTTGGTTGGAGTAGGGAAGCTGTTGTTAAAGCTAAGCAGTATGGAAGTGTCAGAAGGAGAACTGATGGAATCAAGTATGATTTCAGAGTTTAGCAAGTCATTGCATGTGTGGTGGCCAAAATAGGTGGTCTTATACAAGGGAGGATCCTCTTGAATTCTTTGCACTTGTTTTGTTGCTTGACAATTCCCATCATACTTGTGAGTGCACCTGTAATAGTTCCTGCACAGGCTTACAATAAGAGAATAATTAAGGAAAAGGATGAAATATGTGGATCTATATACATATATGTTTGTTACCTACCTTGAGTATTTGGTTTTGAGGATCTCTTTTTGGCCATACTTTCTCCAGTGGTGGCCATCAACTGCTGGAGCTTCTGAAACCTTCTCCCATTCTTGTGTAGTTCTTCTGCATAAATACAAGAAATGCTGATTAATTTACACCAGCACTTGACCAAAACCTACCCTTAGTTTTGAAcaagcaagcacaaccaagggGTAAAAGCAGTTAAAGACAAAACACCTTATATATTATACATCATAATATACAGTAATGCTAAACAATTTGATGGGGTCCATCAGCAACAACCTTGGATAGAAGAACAATGACCATTGAGGTTCCAAAGGGACACTTCAATTTTATATTGGAGATCCAAAAATGTTCAGACTCAAATTAAGAAACTGAGAAGTGAATTCAAACCTCATACTCAAGCACACAAACAGATCACTCTAGGAAGAAATGAATTGTGTCATTAAAGAGGAAAGAGATGTGTGTgattagaaaaagaaagagaactAGCATGATTACTTTCTCTTGTAGCAGCCTCTTCTGTTCTTGAAACTGGTGAAACTCTTGCAACTTTCTTGGGAGTCCTCAGATTTGGTGGGAGTGACAAGATTGGAAAGGTGATGAGAGGGATAGTACTTGtccaagaggaaaagggtgtTGGTGAAGGATCTAAGCACGTTCTTGGCAAGAGTTTGGACAAATGGGGTGGTTGTTGCTGAATCATCTTTTTCATTGATGACTAGTCGAAGTTGAGTAGCAAACTCATGACCTCTCACAAGCTCCTCCTGCACCTTTCTATGATCcatattcttcttctttctcttaaTTACTTCCACTATATCTTACTCTTTTGGAGCCACCAAGCTCTTGCAGCTACCTTGCCTTTCTCCAAATGTTCTTCTTCTTGCCTcttatattcatatatatacattggttgcttttgttttttgttttttcatggATAGATTTATGTTAGTATATGTATATTGGTTGCTTTCACATTCCAAACACTTGCTTTTGGTCCACAACTGTACAAGGTATATTACCAGGTGCACAAGGTTGATTGGCAATTTCAcatttaaaattgttaaaatgtCCTTTTCTAAAATGACAAGATCTGGTTagttaaacatattttaattcaaCAAGATTCATAAAGGCTTTTAAATTTGAGAATGTGACCCAACTAAGAAATAAAACTTAGGTTAAAAGTGTTTGAagtatttttttagattatattgtgaaatttgaaattgattaaacctttaaagaaaattaaactTGTCTGTATAAGATTTTTCAGATTTTCACTGGTTTCAAGGAAATAAATGCGACTTATCTAATATTTGGTTGGCATTCAATGTTGTTTTAAATGAAAATTCACTTCCTTTGTCAATAGGAAAAGTCATGGAAatggaaaattaaaaaaaaatacaagttttttaaaagaatattttttctaaGGGATTAGAGTATACTTTGTGGACTCATAATTATTTCTCATGGTAgtatttttcttcctttttatttatttattcaggTTTAGATCTTTCATATGAAATgtgtactttttaaaaaaattctgagGTTGAAGTAAGTATTTGAATTGAATTGTAATTGTTTTActgttataataaattttataattgatgaactatattaaatatatataatcataaaaatagtATTATCTGATTTATCACATATTGTTTTATCTTGATGTATTTATATAAGTTGATTAGACAACATCCCATatcaaaaattattaatatggaaaaaattattattcttattctaTAATTTATTCTCTCTAATTTAGAAAGAAATTCATACACtatccataaatatatttttgtctaatgctttttatttacttttttgatttgataaagaaatatattgttAATGGTTGGGATATTGACAAAGAGAGAGAGGTTGTGAGGTTAGAAAATGGAGCAAACAAACAATAAAGAGGCACTTTGTTGAATAAGATCTATCTAGTGTCCCCAGCCACTAAAATCCATGTAACAATGGACGGCTTAGGATGTGCCACGTGTGTGAAGATTGTTGAGGTGATGTCACAGTTATTGTGTCATATGATGACGTGAAGAGAGATGTAAGATGAGAGTATGTTTGGGTATGAAAGGACGATGTTGCCCTTCCTGGATGTGCGGAACATTCTTGTCAAGTCATTTTTAAACTCACTAGTACGTTGACACGTGCAACGCACGTgaatttttctaatattttatatttaaaaattaatattaaaaataataaatttatttagatatatataaattattaagttaatgaaatgaaattaaatatattacaatAGTATAAGTTTCTTTTAgtatattaatgaatttaatataatataacataaataataaaaaattcatgaatatatttttgtcataataaatacattacaatacaatattaatataataaaataatttgaacaaatacattattatataaacaattatcTAATACTATGTATCTATTACGTATCTATGGTGAAGTCCTCTTCACCAACCTCATGTTATCTTCATACTATAATTTAATCTGCaaaaaaaaactttccaaaaaatctttgcaattaaaaaatataattcaatagattataccaagtacaattattacaaaaaaaactatcagtaaatgtgtgtttctttCCGTAACAGATTGTAggcaaaatcatattaaattatgaattcaccttttatgatataaattaaattaaaatgtaatgtaatataatacaaataaaacataatgaaatataaatacaatgaaatactattatataaataactaaagaTCTTAAAAACCACACAACAACAATAAACATATATACATTATCAGGTTTCTAGATAAAAAAAgtaacaattataaataatttgaacaaatttacattatataaataattatctaatattatgttcccataagatatttacgaagaaaatgaagtattcttcaccaacttcatgctaagttaatatgcaaaaatctctcagaaagaataattattgcaaataaaaaattaattcattatattataccaagtacagtTATAATAAaggtaataaaaaaatgtgtgtttcttccagaaacattgtaggcgaaaatcatattaaattatgaagtcacattttgtcatataaattaatacttgtgcacataaatctttattgtcaatttatataattcataattatataatatatagatttgtgtctccgtgtccccgtgtcagtATCTATGCTAAatagattagtagtccacaaattaattataaataaaaaggaatgaataaatttttgtcataacaaacacattacaatagaaaaaaaaaatttgaacaaatttacattatataaataattatccaATATTATGTTTCCATAAGaaatttacgaagaaaatgaagtactcttcatcaacttcatgctaagttaatatgcaaaaatatctcagaataattattgcaattaaaaaattaattcattatattatatcaattacatttatagtaaaagtaataaaaaaggTGTGTTTCATCtagaaacatattgtaggcgaaaatcatattaaattatgaaatcacattttgtcatataaattaatatttgtgcacataaatctttattgtcgatttatataattcataattatataatatatagatatgtgtCCCCGTGTCCCGTGTCCCGTGTCCCCATGTCCCGTGTCCCGTGTCCACccgtgtccccgtgtcagtgtctatgctacatagattagtagtcaaaaaattaattataaataaaaagaaatgaataaatttttggcataacaaatacattacaataaaaaaaaaatttgaacaaatttacattatataaataattatctaatattatgttcccataagatatttacgaagaaaattaagtattgttcaccaacttcatgctacattaatatgcaaaaatctctcagaataattattgcaattaaaaaattaattcattatattataccaaatacagttatagtaaaaattaaaaaaaaatgtgtgtttctttcagaaacatattgtaggtgaaaatcatattaaattatgaagtcacattttgtgatataaattaatacttgtgcacataaatctttacagtcaatttatataattcataattatataatatatagatttgtgtccttgtgtccccgtgtcagtgtctatgctacatagattagtagtctacaaattatttataaataaaaaggaatgaataagtttttgccataacaaatacattacaataaaaaaaattgaacaaatttacattatatatacaattatctaatattatgttcccataagatatttacgaagaaaatgaagtattgttcacgctaagttaatatgcaaatatctctcagaataattattgcaattaaaaaattaattcattatattataccaagtgaagttatagtaaaagtaataaaaaaaatgtgtttcttccataaacatattgtaggcgaaaatcatattaaattatgaaatcacattttgtcatataaattaatacttgtgcacattaATCTTTATAGTCAATttctataattcataattatttaatatatagatctgtgaCCCTGTGTCCTATGTCcccgtgtcagtgtctatgctacatagattagtagtccacaaattaattataaataaaaaggaatgaataaatttttgccataac harbors:
- the LOC137818683 gene encoding WRKY DNA-binding transcription factor 70-like; translated protein: MDHRKVQEELVRGHEFATQLRLVINEKDDSATTTPFVQTLAKNVLRSFTNTLFLLDKYYPSHHLSNLVTPTKSEDSQESCKSFTSFKNRRGCYKRKRTTQEWEKVSEAPAVDGHHWRKYGQKEILKTKYSRNYYRCTHKYDGNCQATKQVQRIQEDPPLYKTTYFGHHTCNDLLNSEIILDSISSPSDTSILLSFNNSFPTPTKQDCPFLSSSASLDPSPSFIKEERIPSSSSNDYMLSSEPTLDDSSWHNNVTLPLDHWDVLSSALCDSSVDLDDINLLLDFDD